A section of the Meles meles chromosome 8, mMelMel3.1 paternal haplotype, whole genome shotgun sequence genome encodes:
- the SCT gene encoding secretin produces the protein MAVAPLLLLLLLRGCAALPAPPRAPRHSDGTFTSELSRLRESARLQRLLQGLVGKRSEQDPENSTSWTKSAEGRLCLRWPDAPTLQAWMPLRDPLDQTWSPQLSPGAGSGATFAEPAIPAAEMTRSRS, from the exons ATGGCCGtcgcgccgctgctgctgctgctgctgctccggGGCTGCGCCGCGCTGCCCGCGCCCCCCAG GGCCCCGCGGCACTCGGACGGGACGTTCACCAGCGAGCTCAGCCGCCTGCGGGAGAGCGCGCGGCTGCAGCGGCTGCTCCAGGGCCTGGTGGGCAAACGCAG CGAGCAGGACCCGGAGAACAGCACGAGCTGGACCAAGTCGGCCGAGGGCCGCCTCTGCCTGCGCTGGCCGGACGCGCCCACCCTGCAGGCCTG GATGCCCCTGAGGGATCCCCTGGATCAGACCTGGTCTCCCCAGTTGTCTCCTGGGGCCGGGTCTGGGGCCACCTTTGCAGAGCCAGCCATCCCCGCCGCGGAGATGACCCGAAGCAGGTCCTGA